A segment of the Coffea arabica cultivar ET-39 chromosome 8c, Coffea Arabica ET-39 HiFi, whole genome shotgun sequence genome:
AACCAGTTGTCGGAGTTCAAGAATGCGATTCTAATGGCTGCGATTCTCAATCGAACGCTAATTGTGCCTCCCATTCTAGATCACCACGCTGTTGTTCTCGGTAGCTGCCCCaagtttagggttttaagcCCTAGTGATCTCAGATTTTCTGTCTGGAATCACTCTCTCGATCTCTTACGAAATCATAGGCAAGTTCGAATTTTTATCCAGATGAAAATGTGGGATGACGTTTTCTATTATTACAATTACTATTGTTTAATGATAGTGCctttttgtttgagaaaaaggATTTGTGGGTTTTAGTTCaagttagaaaaaggaaaaaagagtaaATTCCTGTTACAATTGCCTATGGGCTAACgtttgttttcatatgattttttTATAGGAAAATGTTTATTGGTTTAGCTTGAATtagagaaaacaaaaaggaggAATTTCATTATATATATTTCTGCACTGTGCACTATATGCTTTTTGtgaaaaagggttttatttatggatttaatttatgattttgGAAATACCCTTTTTAAGTAGAATATATATGTTTGCTGTGATTTCTTCCTAATATGTACTAGTGATTAACTGGAGTCAAAATTAAATGCGGTTGTTGCTGAAGATGGTATCGTATGTAAAGATAGAGTTTGGCCATTTGTTGACTGCTGATTCGAGTGTTTAATCAGCATCTTTGTTCTATTTCTCTGGTTTTTCAGGTATGTTTCCATGACTGATATAATAGATATTTCATCAATAGTGTCTGATTCAACAGTTAGAGTCATTGACTTCAGAGTTTTTGTATCTAAGTGGTGTGGTTGGAGCATAGATGGTGTGTGCCACGAGAGTTATCGGACTCGCCAACGTGGTGGGAACAATTTAGGTCTTGAGTGTACTTTGTTTGAGGATATAAGGAAATGTGGGTTGTTACTGTCTGGTTATAATGGTAGTATGAGTAATTGTGTGTATGCTGTAGATGAAGATTGCAGAACAACAGTTTGGACATATCAAAAAGATGTTGAAGATGGGATTTTGGATCCATTCCAACCAGATGATCAActtaagaagaaaaagaaaatttcttttgttaGGAGAAGAAGAGATGTATATAGGGCACTTGGTCCTGGGTCTGAAGCAGACTCAGCCAAAGTTCTTGCATTTGGAACCCTCTTCACAGCCCCATATAAGGGCTCTCAGTCGTATATAGATATCCATGATGCTAGAAAAGATCCTAGGATACAGTCTGTGATGCAGAAGACTGAGTTTCTTCCTTTTGTCCCTGAAATTTTAGAGGCTGGGAAAGAGTTTGCTCTTCAGAAAATTAAGGCTCCTTTTCTTTGTGCACAACTTAGATTACTGGATGGGCAATTTAAGAACCACTGGAAAGGGACGTTTCTTGTGCTGAAGCAAAAATTAGAGTCTCTGAAACTGAATGGTCCTCCCCCGATTCATATTTTTGTGATGACTGATCTTCCAATGAGTAATTGGACAGGAACCTACTTGGGCAATTTACTCAAAGATTCTGATGCTTTTAAGATATCTGTTCTAAGAGGAGATGATAATTTAATTGTAGAAACTGCTAACAAGCTCATGGATATTGCCCGAGGGAAGAATTTGGAGTCTGTTTCTAAGAGGTCATATACGGTAGATAATCACTGTGATCCCCAGTCATTTACTGATATATTGTTATATGTAGAACAGACAGTTTGCAGCTGTGCTTCTCTTGGCTTTGTCGGCACTACTGGATCAACAATTGCAGAAACTATAGAGTTGATGAGAAAATATAAGGCATGTTCAGGCTGAATCTTTTTTGGGTAGGTATCAGGCTGAAGCTTTCCTATCACAATTGCTGACTTCCTATTAATTGGATTGAGATTCTTTGAGAACTTCATCAAGCTACCTGGGGGTCAAGTGTCACATCATGCATTCAGTTCACCCTTGGAAACCAAGTTGCACTCCTGGgcattgttttctttttattcataATTTGGAATCTGAGCTCTTTCATTTGGTTTTGGAAATGGAGGATGAAATTTGACAATCCTGCTGGTTGGACTTAATCGAATTGAGTGCGGAACTGGGAATTTGCAATATTGTAGAATTTGTGACATATTGATGGAGTGATACCCACATGGGTTATACTTGTCAGCTTGGTGAAAAAGTTCTCAAGACTGCAGCAAGTTTGTCTTTACCAAGCATTATGGTGCTCAATAGATTTGAAGTTTAATTTTTCACCTGCACACATGATAAACTCTTAGATGCAAATGTGTGAAGAATACTTTCTTAATTCAACAATCGTACCTGCTCCTTGATACTAAGTATCATGTCTTGTGACTTCAAAGGAGATAACAGATGCATAAATAAGACATATTATGTGCGAACTATGGTTCATTGACGATGTTCTTTTTCACAGTTTTACACATTGAGGGCAGCCAAGGGCTGCATGATTCATTTTTTGGTGTACTTAGTATTAAAAGTGGTACCCTCTGTTAAAATTGAAGTGGAGATCTGACTATTGTTGATTGTTCCTTTTATCCATCTTCCTAAACTTTCATAGATTAGTTTGCATCAAACTTGATTGTATCTTTACTTGATGTTTCCTTTTCTGAAATGAGGTCATAAACAGTGGCTATGAATATTTATGTTGTAGTAGGATGTATTGTGCCTTATTGTTCCTTATTTATATGGTTTCTCATCTCAAAATCACATTTACATTTAATTGCTCGTGTTTTAGGTTGTTAATATGTTGTTTCAGATGCAGTTAATTTGCCAGCACTGTAGTGTTCTTTTGCTGATGTTAGCTGCTTTCCTGTTTCCTAATCTTGGACTCTTGTTTAGGTTGGTTGTGACTGTGTCATGTCCTACACTCGCCCCCTGTAGTTTGCTGTCATTCTAGGAGTCCCCTGATGTTTAGGAAATTTCAGTAACCTCATTTCCTGCTCTTTTTGCCTGTGTATTCTATTTTCATGACCTCCCTCCTCTATGATTTCC
Coding sequences within it:
- the LOC113703136 gene encoding O-fucosyltransferase 30 yields the protein MEPLNPIRSNKWRKRENQNQRPKSKAFALFILLSCSLLLFITYKRLLPPSVLSISGNSEQVLVFPQCTSSEEFRGEKFLWYAPHSGFSNQLSEFKNAILMAAILNRTLIVPPILDHHAVVLGSCPKFRVLSPSDLRFSVWNHSLDLLRNHRYVSMTDIIDISSIVSDSTVRVIDFRVFVSKWCGWSIDGVCHESYRTRQRGGNNLGLECTLFEDIRKCGLLLSGYNGSMSNCVYAVDEDCRTTVWTYQKDVEDGILDPFQPDDQLKKKKKISFVRRRRDVYRALGPGSEADSAKVLAFGTLFTAPYKGSQSYIDIHDARKDPRIQSVMQKTEFLPFVPEILEAGKEFALQKIKAPFLCAQLRLLDGQFKNHWKGTFLVLKQKLESLKLNGPPPIHIFVMTDLPMSNWTGTYLGNLLKDSDAFKISVLRGDDNLIVETANKLMDIARGKNLESVSKRSYTVDNHCDPQSFTDILLYVEQTVCSCASLGFVGTTGSTIAETIELMRKYKACSG